The following nucleotide sequence is from Bos taurus isolate L1 Dominette 01449 registration number 42190680 breed Hereford chromosome 3, ARS-UCD2.0, whole genome shotgun sequence.
GTGACCTTCCTGTGTGTGCTGGGTGCCTGTGAAAGGTGGGAGTGTGACTTGGAAGTGTGTTGAGCACACACGCCTGAATGTGTGTGGAAGGGGTGAAGGAGTGTGTGTCAGGGGTCTGCCCACGGGCGGGGGCCGAGGCGGGGGTGCCGCTGGGCTTGCAGTGCCTGGGCTGTTCCCTCGGCCCAGGGAGGCCCCTTCCACTTCAGCTGTGTAAACAGAGGCCCTGCCTTCCTTTCTGAGGCCCCTGCAGGTTGTCATCCCCCACCGCCGCCCCCTCCTGGAGCAGGGAATTTCATTGACTGTGTGGGGTCGCCAGTTTGTGAAGTTATATGACTCGGTGTGAATTGAAGTGTGCAAAATTGTGTGTGAGCCTGAACACAAGGCCAGAGCGTCCCCCCTGGCCAACAGCAGCCTCTCAGGGGCAGGTCGGGAGACTCCAAGGCCACTTGAACTGAACTCTCTCCGGTCCCCAGGCCGGTCTGTCCGCAGTTTTGTAGCCAAGTATGGTAACAGCCCCCTAATTACCCGTGGCCAGACGCTGTGGTGAAAGCCAAGAGTGTTGTACTGGCCTTCCGGAGGAGGGGCTGCATCTGCCCCTCCTCTCTTCAGCCTCTGTGGAAACCGGAGCCCAGGCCTCCCGGCTCACATCTCAGGTCACTGGCTCTGCCTGCAGCTGCTCTTCCTGCTCTGGACCCATGGTGTCCCGGCTGGCTCGGCCCTAGCACATCTGGGCTGTTTCTCTGTGTCAGCATCACGCTTGCCAGTAGGACATCCAGGATGAGCTACCCAGCCTGTGGGTCCCCAGCACTTCCCACCTCTGTCCCTCCTGCCAGCCCTCGCCCCTACCTAGCTCATGTCCTTCATCCACCCCTGTGACCCCCATCCGGGTCATATCTCCTGGTCCTAGCTCATGTCCCTCCATTTCAACctctgccccagcccagcccatgtCACCCCCACATCTACCCCATGACCGGTGTACCCCTGCTCAGCCCATGCTCCTGGGTTTGCCAACTGGGCAGAACAGGGAGGGTAAGGGAGACCACGGAAGGTTTCAGAGCTGAGTAGCTCTAAGCTGGACAGGTGTGGACGGGGCCCAAGTCCTCTTTCAACCCCAAAGCTTCTAGAActgaagggagggagagaagggggtCAAGGGTCAGAGAAATTCTGAGATGGAAGATGGGAGGGGAGGTCTCCACCCTGCCCCAGGCTCCAAAACATGCTGAGCCCAAAGCACCCCCCAGGGCAGCCCTCAGGCCCCCTCAAGAGCCAATACCCACCCTTGCAGGCCCCCAACCCCGGGGACAAGGCTTTGAGCCCAGCCTGGATTGCCAATAGCCCTGCTGACCTCACATCCAGAAGGGGAGGATGTGGCTGGCTCTCTAACCTCGCTCCTCCAGCCAAAATCTGTGTAGAGTTGTTAGTTGTGGCTGCTGTTTCTCACCCTGGGGAGGGTAGGAAGGAAAGGATGTGTGAGCGTTTCTGTCTGTCCATGTCCTGGGATGCCCCTTTGAGGACCTTCTGGGAATCCCAGCGTGTGTTGATACGACCCCTCTTGAGGCCTGTGTGGAGGTGACCAGAACTAGACATCAAGGGTGAGAGGACCCTaccggggcagggggtgggggtggggtgatgcCCTGCCATCTGGAGCTGGCTTTGCCAGTCTAAAGCCAGCACCGCTCACTAAATTGAACTTCCCTGGCCTTAGGGCCATGTTCTTCGGGGATGTGGCCAGGACACCAGCAGTATGTCAGGTCCCGGGGGCACTGTCTGGTAGCCATGAGTAGAATTTAGGGGCATCCCAGGTGCTGGGGGTTGGCAGCAGGAAGGAAGTGTCTTAGCCTGGCTTCCCCACGCCCTGCTGCatccttccccttccccccagTATCCTGCTCAGTCCTGTAGCCCAGCTGTGCATGTGGTTCTGCGCACCCCTTTCCTGCTTTATCTTCTCCATCAGCAGGTATTGAGTCTGGATCGTAGGCCcctttcctgcctgcctgccacccCTGCCCTCACTCTCACCTCCAGCCTTTGCTTTCAGGCTGGCCCACCACAGGCTTCATCTCACCTCGGCCTGGGCCAGGAAGTGCTGGGCTATGCAGACTTTTAGGCCCCAAGGCAGAGGCCCTGAGCCCCGCAGGCTCAGGGTCATGGGATCTGTGTATCTAAGTGCTGAGTCCTCACCCTACTCCCTTTTACATGCTCTGGAAACTAAAGCCTTGCCTGAAGGGTATCCCAGCAGCATCCCAGAGCTTCCTGAAGCCCCAGCCTGGGGGAAAATGAAGAGATATTGATGTGTGTGGTGCTTCCTCCTTAATCCCTGCCTGTGGGGATTTAAGAGGTTTCAAAGACCAGGCTGCAATTCCTGGGAAGACGCAGATCTTCTCTTCTGGGGCATCACAATCTGGTAGGAAAAATGGGGGCTCAGGACACCTGAGTTTCAGTCCTGGGTCTGCCATGGATATCGAAGTGACTGTGGGCAACTCACTTGCTCTCTTAGAGCCTTAGTTTTAATGTATGTAAAATGTGGGCTTTTGATTGGCTCCTCCAGTCCGGGTCTGAGGTCCTTTGATGTCTTTCCCCAAGAACTCTGAGTGACTTTGGTGGATGAGGTGGCAGGAGGCAATCAGGATTTGTGGGGAAGGGCTCCGGGTGGTGGTTCAGGGTCCAGTATTCAGAGCACAGTGACAGGCAGATCCACTTTGAATGCCAACCTTGAGGGACATGGCCTCTTAGACCCTCAAGTTTTCTCATCAGTGCTATTGGTTGAGCAAGACTTCCAAAGGCGTGGTGCCCGCAATGCGTGTGAAGCAATGGGCAGGGAGTTGGGCCCATAGTAGGTACTGAGTGAATGAAAGCTGGCTTGGTCTAGCTCCTGCTCCACTGACTGGCCTTTTTACAGCCTTCCCAttcttagactttttttttttttttttaatttttatttatttacttgactgctccgggtcttagttgcagcacgtgggatcttgagttttggcatgcaggatttagtacttcaaccagggatcgaacctgggccccctgcattgggaacacgctaaccactggaccaccaggcaagtcccccatTCTCGAATTTTTTTAAACCCACTAGGCCCTCCCCATCCCAAGCTGGCCAGCTCCTGCCCCATGTGGCCCTGGGATTGGAGGGAGCCTGCAGCCTGGGGCCCACAGCTGCGGCTCCTTTATGGGACAAACCCATTCTCCTCAGCCTTCAAGGTCCCAGTAGGGCCCCAGCTCTGTGTATCTCCTCCTCCTGTGTCCGCGGGGTAGGGTGTGGTTTTTCCTCCGGGTTCCTGTAGCCTCCTGGCATCTACCAGTGTAACACCTGATTGtatgttcatatgtgtgtgtgttactaaTTCCTCTTCACCTATCATCACACACATATAACCCATGATGAATTATGATCCTGAGGCTAAAAACTGTGTTTTCTTTGTATCCTCAGTCCCCAGGATAGGGCCTAGCACTCAGCAGGTACCAATAAATGTCTATTGAATCCATGAACAACTGGATCGATGAGCCTTAACTTTTCAAGTCTTGTCTTCACATTGGGAGCCTCAGACTACTGCGCTGACCTTCCCTGGTCCTTTCCCCACCTGCCCCCGCACCCCCATTCCCGCAGCTCTGCTGGTGCAAAATCTACCCACTCTCCAGGGTCCAGTGGAAATTCCATTTCCTGTGTTGCAGGAGTACAGAGGGGGAGAAGACACAGTCCCTGCTGCCCAGAGAGTCACAATGTAGCTGGTAAGAGCCACAGGACACACAGGAGGGGCACTCACCCAGGACCAGCCTGCCCACACAGTGCCCTGGTTGGGCTGGAGTCATAGCTAGACAATGAAGAAAAAGACACCCACTCTCAGGCCAGGGAGCTTGGCTGGGCAAGGGCCACCTGGATAGACTTTAGCCCCTATCAGCAACCCTTCACTGCCCTCCCAAAGTGCCCACCTGAACAACCCTGACCTCACCTGGCTTGGGAGGGGCTATGACCTTTGACTGCTTCCACCGTGGTCccatcttttttattattattattcggCCACACCAtacagtatgtgggatcctatttccctgaacagggattgaactcatgcctccTGTATTGGAATGCAGATTCTTATGCAATGGAATGCAttccctggactgccagggaaggccctgtCCCAGCTTTCACCTTCTGTCCCCTCACTCTCCTGATGGACACAGGAGGCTGTAGTTACGTGCTGCCCCAGCACCAGCAAACTCTCTGCCTTTTGGCCataatgttttctgtttgtttttgttgtttaatatttctttatttttggctgcgctgggacttcattgctgtgtgcgggctttctctagttgcaatgagagAGGACTCCTCTCTAGTCgtgtgtgggcttttcattgcagtggcttctcttgtttgcagagcatggactctataGAGTGCGGGCTCAATAGTTGTCTCACATGGGttcagttgccccatggcacatggaatcttcccggaccataGATctaacccatatcccctgcattggcaggtggattcttaaccaccagaccaccagggaagtccagccataactttttaaatggaaaaaaaaattgcaaaggatTATAAAGGAAACCAATTATATTGAAACACAGttataaaacatctacatttttTGGTATAGTAATATATATGCTTCTTTATTAACACATTAAAAACAAGATCTAACAACTACGGTTATTTCAAAGTAGTGATGAGAGTAAATGATATTTTGCAATATCTTCAAAAACTATAACACATTCTGAACACATCTGTGATTTCTGTTGGTTACAAAGTCACAGGCACTCTTAAAACTACTGTGGCTTATTGCCCGTACATAGGAGAATGGTAAATTTCAGTTACAGGTGAGTAAAAGTAAAGATATAATCTTTTCCTATCTAGTTTCACAACCCCCTGAAATCCATAGACCCCAGTCAAGAACTTCTGGTTAcagaatagaatgggaaggaaaggagaaaaccaTCATCATTGAGCCTTATATTCCCTCTGCCATTTAATCTTTACACCAATCCTGTGAGAGATGTATTATAACTAGATTTTCTGATGAGATACTTgcggctcagagaggttgagtgtgTTGCCCAAAGTCATCCAGGCCCTGCTCAGAAGCCTTTATTGCTCCTCCACACAGAGGTGTCTCCTTAGGGGAGATGAGCTACATAGCAAGATATTCAGTTGACCCTTTGGCCCTAGAGTCCTGTCTCCTCCCCAGGCCTTGTGACCTGTGGGGTTTATTTAACCAGTGTACAGAAGAGTGATGGCCCCTGGAAATCACACACACTCAGTTATTTTTAtctccagtttattttttttagactAAGAGCAGAGTATGAAAGTCACAGCCAAAGCACTTGAAAAAGGCCCAGGAGGATGggtggggaccacagaggatgggCAGAGCAAGGTCCTGGGAGCTGGGCCCCGGCtcagggctggaggggagggggcattGTTGTCTCACGGTCTCCAAAAGTGTCTGTGCGTTGCATAGGTCCTGTCTTCACAGAAGACAAAAGAGGGGCCAGGGGGTCCCCCGGGGTTGGGGGGGCTAACCTGGTGGGGAAAGGATCTGAAGCTGGAGGGGGAAGTCAAGGAAGGTCAGGGGGTTAAGGAGGGGGAGGGACTCTGTCCGTCTGtacattatatatagatatatagagtCTGTACATGCCTGCCTGGCACCCCAATGCCCACCCCTTGTCACCCTTGTCCACTGTCGGCGGCCCCCCGCAGTGGTGTCTGCTTGTAAACTTGGATTCAATCCAAACCACAATCCTGGGAGTGGGAATGGGAGGAGGACGTGCTTATTGCTGTAAACAGGGGAGGGGCAGCAGGTGGTGCCACCCCCTCACCCATCTAGTCCCCTCCCTGTGTTCTGGCCCTGGAAGAGAGTGACTGGGGGTGTCTCCCACACTTCGATTTGCTCTCTCTGGGGCACATTTGTCtctcgggggtggggggacaaaGGGGGAGGGCACCAGGGGTCACTGAAAGGTACCAGGGGGCAGGGAGTCCTGAGCACCGCCCTTTACAGCTCCCGGGTTTGGTACCAAACATTACCAGAGCCACAAGGCCACTTGGGACCCGTGGCTGTCCCTGTACCTGGTCCACTACAGTGCCCTACTTGGTGGAGAGGGGACAGGAGGGGTGAGCACAGATGTATGCTGCAGACCCCACTTCCAGCCGTCAGAGGAGGGGTCTAGGCCCCACGGCTAGGCTTCCCTGGAGAGGCCAAAGGCTCCCTGCTCTGTCCCAGCCCCGCCCCATCTCTCCCCTCCAAGGGAGGGGGCAGAGCTAGGAGGCCAAGAGTGTCATCAGGAAGAAGGCGATGCCCACCGCCAGGGGCAGATGTTCCCGCTTGGGGCTGGTACCGCTGATGCTCTTCTCAAGCTTGGGCACCTGGGGGTTCTCTCCCTCAAAGTCTTCTGTGGATAGATGAAGAGACAGACTGGTGAGAGCCGGGCTGCGCGCTGGGGCGGGAACACGCGGCAGCGGTAGCAGCAGTGGAGCGGGGGACGTGAGCACCACAGGGGTGGTAAGGATCGGTGCCCCCGGGGGAAAGACATGCAAGAGGAGCAGGCACCGGGGAGGGGGCTGCGGTTCCAGCAGTGGCCACCAGAGGGCGCTGCGCAGACTCACCCAGCACGTTGATCTTCACATGGGGGCCCATGGTGAACTGGGGGAGAGTGGGGACCGGCTTCTCCCCGGAGTGCGATGCTGTGGGGTGGGGTgcgggtggggagagaggaggggagagtcAGGGCCAGGATCCCCTCCCCCTGCTACAGCTGGGGCGCGAGTCCCCCTCGCCTGtgccctccacctccacccccaggaaGCCAGGGGAGCCCCAAAGCAGGGGAGCCAAGGATTGGGGTCGCGGCTGGGAGCCGATTATACTCACTGGAGGCGCAGCAGACGAACACCTTCATCCTCAGACACTTCCAGTGCAGGTTGTGGGTGGGCGTGGCTGGGGAGGAGACTGGGCCTGAGTCCCTTTTTCTCCAGATGTTCTACCCCGTGCCCTCCTCGATCAGAAACTCTCCTCACTCCCTCCAGACTGCCCCTCTTGCGCAGTGTCCTTCAGTACCTCCTCCACCCTTTGGGCATTGGTCGTGGTGGCTCTGCCGTTAGCCCTAGAAGCTCCTGGGGTCCTATCCCTCGATAAACTGAACCCTGAGGTCCCGCCTCCGAAATGCCCCTCACAGAAACAGTGACTCTGTGACCTTTGGGAATGCCACTAGACCTCTTTTCTTAGCCTCACGACCCTGAGCTGGAACCCTGAGGGCCCCAGCTCCCACGCCTCATCCCGGGGTATCACTTGGAGCGACAGAGACCTAGTGCCAGCGGCGCTGGCCGGGCCCCGGCCCCTCGGGACTCCACCCCCCGGCACTtaggccccgccccggcccgcctCCAGGCCGTCACTTACAGATGTAGTAGTACTCGTGGCCGGCGTGGAACTCGTAGCCCAGAGAGAAGGCGCTGTAGCGCTGGAACTTCTCCGAGAACTTGATGGGGCTGTGGGGGGCGTGCGGTCGGTTGCACTCCCAGCGCTTGGAGCCTTGGCTGGCGTTGCAGGTGCGGTAGCCGTCCCGGCTCACCATATACAGCACGTACTGCTCCGCCCCGCCTCCGGGCCCTGGCCCCGCCCCGGGGCCCACCCCTGAGCTGTTGTAGTGCGGGCAGTAAATATCCAGATAATCGTTCACGTTCACCTGCACCGTGTAGCCCTCTCGCCGCAGGCTGTGGGGGAAGGAAGCGGGTCAGAGAGAAGAAACCCAAAGCCAACCCGCTTTCCACCTCACCTCTCCGCAGACCTTCCCTAGGGTCCTTAGAGTCTCCAGGCTTTCCTTCTGAGCTTCCTCTCCTCTCAGTCCCTTTCTCTATCCCCAGGGCCCTAGTGCCTCCAATCCCCGCACTATCTTTCCAGGCCCACTCCTGGTTCTGCCCTTCTCCTGGTAGCCACCAGAGGGTAGCAGAGACGCAGGGAAGCCCGGCCGGCCTCCAAAGGAAAGGAGGCGGGGGAGAAGGGTGGAGGGAAGTAGGGAACGTATGCTTTGGTTACCACAGAAACGGCGCAGGTCCCTGTGACTCCCAGACCCAGGCCCGGATTTCCTCCGTCCATTCCCCATAATTCACTagtggggaggagggatagaAGGAATGGAAGTGCGAAAGTGGGAGGGATCCCTTGGAGGGATGTGCACCCTCCATCGCCTCTCCCAGCATGCTTTCCTGATGCTGCCAGTCCACCCCCATGGCGAGTCCGACAAGACCTGCCCTCACAGACATATGTATGCAGGCTTCATGCATATACATGCACAAGTTCtgtggcacacacacaaatatgtccACCGCCCACTCACAGGCAGCGTACACATAGAAAAACTAGGTGATATGTGTGCCGGACTGGCATGCCAGTATTGGTTGACCCAGCAATCTTCAGCTCTTTCTCTGCCCTTcctatacagacacacacactggcaCATGCTCTCTCTACAGTATGACTGGTCTCTGTACCTTGAGTCTCACTGACCTCCACCCTGAGGGTATGGACAATTAGGTCTCCAATAATGTGAcacaccaggacttccctggtggctcagatggtaaaaaaatctgcctacagtgtaggagagccaggtttgatccctgggttgggaagatcccctggagaagggactggctacccagttcagtattcttgcctggagaattccatgaacagaggagcctggtaggctacagtctataggttgcaaaaagtccaacacgactgagcgactaacacatatgCCAATGTGACACAACAGATTAGGGAGCTAAGGGACTCAACACAAAGGCTCCATGTGGTGTCATGCCAAAACTGGTATCTCTATACCCCTCTCTCCTCAACCTGACACTAACTCCCCCTTAATGATGCTGAACAAAGTAGTGGGCATAGTGCCCAGACAAGATGGCTGTGCCTCTTACTTCCCTGATCCTTCTATGGGCAGAGAAGCAGATGCTGGGTCCCTTGTAATCCCCACCTGCCTTGCTAGTTATCATCAAAGTGTTGGTCTTAATGCTCTCTCGATGGTGGTATTGAGTGGTGTGGGGATGGGAGAAACATCTGAATGGAGAaagaaactcagagaagtagGCAGGAGTTTCCCCTAATTTTCTTTTCGTAGGAATGCACACATCTTGGCAGTGAGAAGGGCGTATAGTGGACACAGGAAGGCATGGGATACTTGGCAAAATGTCAAACCACTGGGGTCTCTGGTTCTTGGGAACTCCCTGAGGGGAAGGACTCGCTCCCCTTGTCACCAGGCACCTCCCAGTTCCACAAACAGTAATTAGATCCATTAGTGAAGTGAGCTTGGAGGCCTTTGGATGGGGTGGGGCCTTGAGGGTCCCTCCTCACCTCACCTTACATCCTTGGCCTTGCCTgtgccaccccctccccaaacaCTCCCTTTCAAGCCTAGCAGTAAGGAAGACAGGTAAGAGCTGGTGTTTAGGCACTCCAGTAAGAACGGGCTCAGCCTCCTTGAGTCATCAAGAATGCCACCAGCCCTACTCGGTTCCCATGGGAGTGATGGGTCACTCTGGCTCCTCCCTGGCCCTGGCACCCAGGTGGGCAGGAGTCTCGGCCTGGGGCACTGGGAGCAGGAAAACGGGTTAGACCAGGCCTAGCTCCCAGCTGCCACCCCAGCTTTACCTCTCTATCCACAAGCTCAAAGTCTACTGTTCCTCGCCCACAGGCTTTGAGGAGGGGGCCCCCAGTGCCAGACCTGGAGCAGCTGCACAGCACTCGAGGCCTCTGTCCTTGAGCCTCACTGGGTTTCCAGCCCTGAAGCAGTGCCTCACTAGGGCACTGCGTAGTTTCCCTGCAACACACTCTGGGCTGAGTGGCATGAATCGCCCCTGAAACGCCCCTACCCTCCCTGCTGGGCATGTGGGAGAAAGAACTGCTGGGGGAATGACTGCCCAGTTGGTAGGTGGTGGACAGGGGGCAAAAGGCTGGCTGCCAGGAAAACCCAGCCACAACTCCTGGGAGATCTGAGGTGTCTGCTTGGCTTGGGCGCTTTAATTGAATCTGTCATCCTCCCAGTTTTGGCAGTAAAGAGGGAGGTGCCGCTAGGCCCCGGCTTAGCTTCACAGCTAACCCCTCCTTCAGGGCCGCGCCTCTCTAACCTCGAGCcacaccccgccccaccccgcccccgcggGAGAGGAAGGCAGGCTGGGCTCTGGGGACTGGGACGTGCCTGCCCCTTCAAACAGTTCTCTACTCTTCCTCACTTCATCTCCTACTAGCCTCCCACTTCCCTCGCAGAAAGGCGAGGGTCAACACACCTCACCTGGAGGGGTGCCCCCTCACCCCGGCTTTCGCCGCCCCCGGTGCACATTCCGACCCCTCTCTTTCACTCCTTCAATGCCCTGTCTGCCCGAGCCTCGTGGGCTGGGCGGCGGGGTAACCGGGAAGGAGCAAACCTCTCCCCCCGGGGCAATTAGGGGCTGGTAAACAGGGTGTCTAACAAGACCAGGGAGTAAGGAAAGGATCCCAAGAGATCCTGAACTTGTTAaatccctgccccccacctctaAACGCCAAGATGCAGAGCTACGGAAGTGGAGGAGGGAAAAAGACAC
It contains:
- the EFNA3 gene encoding ephrin-A3 precursor (The RefSeq protein has 1 substitution compared to this genomic sequence), which encodes MAAAPLLLLLLLVPVPLLPLLAQGPGGALGNRHAVYWNSSNQHLRREGYTVQVNVNDYLDIYCPHYNSSGVGPGAGPGPGGGAEQYVLYMVSRDGYRTCNATQGSKRWECNRPHAPHSPIKFSEKFQRYSAFSLGYEFHAGHEYYYISTPTHNLHWKCLRMKVFVCCASTSHSGEKPVPTLPQFTMGPHVKINVLEDFEGENPQVPKLEKSISGTSPKREHLPLAVGIAFFLMTLLAS
- the EFNA3 gene encoding ephrin-A3 isoform X1, with the protein product MAAAPLLLLLLLVPVPLLPLLAQGPGGALGNRHAVYWNSSNQHLRREGYTVQVNVNDYLDIYCPHYNSSGVGPGAGPGPGGGAEQYVLYMVSRDGYRTCNASQGSKRWECNRPHAPHSPIKFSEKFQRYSAFSLGYEFHAGHEYYYISTPTHNLHWKCLRMKVFVCCASKDFEGENPQVPKLEKSISGTSPKREHLPLAVGIAFFLMTLLAS